One window from the genome of Chlamydiales bacterium encodes:
- a CDS encoding phosphoglycerate kinase, which translates to MIDKLPVNGKKVLVRVDFNVPLNEQGKIADDTRIVAAIPTIEYLLKSGAMVILMSHLGRPKGKKVSEYSLALCAKRLSELLRRKVQMAPDCIGSEVKSMVKNLLPGDVLLLENLRFHAAEEDPDKDPGFAKELASLADFYVNDAFGAAHRSHSSITTIAQYFEGRKAPGLLLQKEIQFLGDALLNPKRPFYAIIGGAKISSKLGVLHSLLNKVDALFIGGGMSYTFLKAMGIPIGNSICENALLGEARNIISKAKEKNIRLELPVDIIASTEYSKDAPFQVFDSKKGVPDGFEGMDIGPETSKKWAVLLQDARTLFWNGPVGVAEFERFANGTKNIAQAMALANAVTIVGGGDSVAALRDLNVIDKMSHVSTGGGASLEYIEFGKLPGVEVFKL; encoded by the coding sequence TTGATAGATAAACTACCAGTGAATGGTAAGAAAGTACTTGTTCGAGTGGATTTTAATGTTCCCTTAAATGAACAAGGAAAGATCGCTGATGACACGCGCATTGTTGCAGCCATTCCTACAATAGAATATCTTCTTAAATCAGGCGCTATGGTTATTCTTATGAGTCATTTGGGGCGCCCCAAAGGTAAAAAAGTTTCTGAATATTCACTTGCCCTCTGTGCAAAGCGTTTGTCTGAACTTTTAAGAAGAAAAGTGCAAATGGCTCCGGACTGCATTGGGAGTGAAGTAAAGTCTATGGTAAAAAATCTTTTGCCAGGGGATGTTTTACTTCTAGAAAATTTGCGCTTTCATGCTGCTGAAGAGGATCCTGATAAAGATCCTGGATTTGCAAAAGAGCTCGCATCCCTTGCGGACTTTTATGTCAATGATGCATTTGGAGCAGCTCACAGGTCTCATTCTTCGATTACTACCATCGCGCAGTATTTTGAAGGAAGAAAAGCACCTGGGCTGTTATTACAAAAGGAAATCCAGTTTTTAGGAGATGCTCTTTTAAATCCTAAAAGACCTTTTTACGCGATTATAGGAGGTGCAAAAATCTCTTCTAAGTTGGGGGTTTTACACTCACTTTTAAATAAGGTAGACGCTCTCTTTATTGGTGGTGGGATGAGTTACACGTTTTTAAAGGCGATGGGAATACCCATTGGTAATTCTATTTGTGAAAACGCCCTTTTAGGTGAAGCTAGGAATATTATAAGTAAAGCAAAAGAAAAAAATATTCGTTTAGAATTACCTGTAGATATTATTGCTTCAACTGAATACTCCAAAGATGCCCCATTTCAAGTTTTTGATTCCAAAAAAGGTGTTCCTGATGGCTTTGAGGGAATGGATATAGGTCCAGAAACCTCTAAAAAATGGGCTGTTTTGTTGCAGGATGCACGTACTTTGTTTTGGAATGGTCCTGTAGGCGTTGCAGAGTTTGAAAGGTTTGCTAATGGAACAAAGAATATTGCACAAGCTATGGCCTTGGCAAATGCAGTTACGATTGTTGGTGGAGGAGACTCTGTTGCTGCCTTGAGAGATCTTAATGTAATAGACAAAATGAGTCATGTGTCCACAGGAGGCGGTGCTTCTTTAGAATACATTGAATTTGGAAAGCTTCCAGGAGTTGAAGTTTTTAAACTATAG
- a CDS encoding efflux RND transporter permease subunit has product MNLSRPFIQRPVMTSILILTILCAGLFAFFKLPVSDLPAIEHPQITITAGYTGANSEIVLNEVTRPLEKELTHVKDVQEMKSNSSLGNSMISLTFDLSKNMDEAIRDVQAALNRAAEFLPQELNPRPAYHLQENSQEAIMWLVLTSNHASVNELRSYSDAYIIPRLMRLEGVAQIQLFGAEKSIHVHLNPELMRARQVSFDDAIHAIQEKIKVVPLGNIQTSSKKLSIEWPTTIHAAKDFEEILIGDSGVRLKEIGVISDKNDDEEEFHLVSKELSSTAFGLGIQKFSNANTVLVSKRVHEILQELKKEIPSSMSLDVWFDKAVWIEDSLFDVQWSLLFALILVAIVIYLSLGRFSESLITSLSLPLSLIATFIVMYLLDFSLDLLSLLALTLSVGFIVDDAIVVLENIVRHQDEGCSALDASLQGSKQICFTVLSMTLALVAVFIPLLFMPGMNGRLFREFSLTLAIAILISGFISLTCTPMLCSRFLSKKKKESSFHKTSSNFNTKLTSLYGKTLKSCLSYRKTVLFSIFLCSGAAIFLFTKLPVNLIPPEDRGFFFVFAQLPSGMPPKEQKEQQKQLESLVLTHPHIDHFLSVNFENNLLFIVRLEHLSKRPPQEQLITKMQQSFDQVPGIQTFIQPYHLINLDLDFGKKGQYKLLVRGSEFSQVDLATAKLTEKLQSYPEIAFAYSSLKQESTTLVMHVNERLADKLGISRRQIQNILQSAYGHGSIGSISQNTHKEKIYLDLLSGFQNHPKAPNYLSLTSSNGNLIPLKSIATWEEKLAPVSLAHYDQLPTQTIHFSLAENIPVDKGLQLVMDVASNSLPEHINASLSGSAKTIASTTKNTLLLLLAAFIVMYVVLAILYESFIHPLTILSSIPFATLGGIFTLFFFNEPISIFSAVGFLLLIGVVKKNGIMMVDYAIAAEKQGRSSVDAIYEASLVRLRPIMMTTVAAVMGAIPIAIGFGEGAEMRTGLGLVIVGGLLFSQILTLYVTPVLYLTFIKK; this is encoded by the coding sequence ATGAATTTATCTCGTCCCTTTATTCAAAGACCTGTAATGACATCGATTCTTATTTTAACGATTTTGTGCGCAGGATTATTTGCTTTTTTTAAGTTGCCAGTAAGTGATTTACCTGCTATTGAGCATCCTCAAATTACTATAACAGCTGGGTATACAGGAGCCAATTCTGAAATCGTTCTCAATGAAGTTACAAGGCCTTTAGAAAAAGAGCTTACGCATGTCAAAGATGTTCAAGAGATGAAGTCTAATAGCTCTCTTGGTAATTCTATGATTTCTTTGACTTTTGACCTTTCTAAAAATATGGACGAGGCTATACGCGATGTGCAAGCAGCTTTAAATCGAGCTGCAGAGTTTTTGCCTCAAGAGCTTAATCCAAGGCCTGCCTATCATCTACAAGAAAATAGCCAAGAAGCAATCATGTGGCTTGTTTTGACGAGTAATCATGCAAGCGTTAATGAATTGCGTAGCTACTCAGATGCTTACATTATTCCTCGCTTGATGCGATTAGAAGGTGTTGCCCAAATTCAACTTTTTGGAGCAGAAAAGTCTATTCATGTTCACCTAAACCCAGAACTAATGAGAGCTCGGCAAGTTTCTTTTGATGATGCAATTCATGCAATTCAAGAAAAAATCAAGGTGGTTCCTCTTGGAAATATTCAAACAAGTAGTAAAAAGCTTTCAATCGAATGGCCAACAACGATTCATGCTGCAAAAGATTTTGAAGAAATTCTTATAGGAGACTCTGGCGTGCGCCTTAAAGAGATTGGTGTGATCTCTGATAAAAATGATGATGAGGAAGAATTTCACCTAGTTTCAAAAGAGCTGAGCTCTACAGCTTTTGGTCTTGGGATACAAAAATTTAGTAATGCAAACACAGTTTTAGTCTCTAAGCGGGTGCATGAGATCCTTCAAGAATTAAAAAAAGAAATTCCCTCTTCAATGAGCCTTGATGTGTGGTTTGATAAAGCAGTTTGGATTGAAGACTCTCTTTTTGATGTACAGTGGTCTTTATTATTTGCACTCATTCTTGTAGCCATTGTGATTTATCTTAGCTTAGGTAGATTTTCAGAATCTCTTATCACATCGCTATCTTTGCCCCTTTCTCTTATAGCAACATTTATCGTCATGTATCTTTTAGACTTTAGTCTTGATCTTCTCTCTCTTTTGGCTCTTACGCTATCTGTTGGTTTTATTGTAGATGATGCCATTGTTGTTTTAGAAAACATTGTAAGGCATCAAGATGAGGGATGCTCTGCACTAGATGCAAGCTTGCAAGGCAGTAAGCAGATCTGTTTTACAGTTCTTTCGATGACGCTTGCTCTTGTTGCGGTCTTTATTCCACTACTTTTTATGCCAGGAATGAATGGCCGTCTTTTTCGAGAGTTTAGCTTAACACTGGCTATTGCTATTTTAATCTCTGGTTTTATATCCCTCACTTGCACTCCTATGCTGTGTAGCCGATTTTTATCTAAAAAGAAAAAAGAGAGCTCTTTTCATAAAACATCCTCAAATTTTAACACAAAGCTTACAAGCTTATATGGTAAAACTCTTAAGTCTTGTTTATCTTATCGTAAAACAGTGCTATTTAGCATTTTTTTATGTTCTGGAGCAGCTATTTTTTTATTTACCAAATTACCAGTTAATCTGATACCTCCAGAAGATCGTGGATTCTTCTTTGTATTTGCCCAACTTCCCTCCGGAATGCCACCCAAAGAGCAAAAAGAGCAACAAAAGCAATTGGAATCACTTGTATTAACACATCCCCATATAGATCACTTTTTGAGTGTAAATTTTGAGAATAATCTACTTTTTATTGTGCGCTTAGAGCATCTTTCTAAGCGTCCTCCACAAGAACAATTGATAACAAAGATGCAGCAATCATTTGATCAAGTTCCTGGTATTCAAACCTTTATTCAACCTTATCACTTGATTAATTTGGACTTGGATTTTGGCAAGAAAGGTCAATATAAGCTTTTGGTACGAGGATCGGAATTTTCGCAAGTGGATCTTGCAACTGCCAAATTAACAGAAAAGCTACAAAGCTATCCAGAGATTGCATTTGCCTATAGTTCTTTGAAGCAAGAGTCTACCACATTAGTCATGCATGTCAATGAAAGGCTTGCAGATAAGTTGGGAATTAGTAGAAGACAGATTCAAAATATATTGCAAAGTGCCTATGGACATGGATCTATCGGCTCTATTTCTCAAAATACACATAAAGAGAAAATCTATCTCGATCTTCTTTCTGGTTTTCAAAATCATCCCAAAGCACCTAATTATTTATCCCTTACATCCTCTAATGGAAATTTGATTCCCCTTAAGTCTATAGCTACTTGGGAGGAGAAGCTTGCTCCTGTATCCTTAGCACATTATGATCAATTGCCAACTCAAACTATTCATTTCTCTCTTGCTGAAAACATTCCTGTAGATAAAGGGCTTCAGCTTGTGATGGATGTTGCTTCTAATTCGCTTCCAGAGCACATTAATGCATCCCTTTCAGGAAGTGCAAAAACGATTGCTTCTACGACAAAAAACACGCTTTTATTGCTTTTAGCAGCATTTATTGTAATGTATGTAGTACTTGCAATTTTGTATGAAAGCTTTATTCATCCATTGACTATTTTGTCTTCTATTCCATTTGCAACGCTAGGTGGAATTTTTACTCTCTTTTTCTTTAATGAGCCTATCTCAATATTTAGTGCCGTTGGTTTTTTATTGCTCATTGGAGTGGTAAAGAAAAATGGTATCATGATGGTAGATTATGCAATAGCTGCTGAAAAGCAAGGGCGCTCTTCTGTAGATGCTATTTATGAAGCCTCTCTTGTACGTCTGCGACCTATTATGATGACAACTGTTGCAGCTGTTATGGGAGCAATTCCTATAGCAATAGGTTTTGGAGAAGGCGCCGAAATGCGCACAGGGCTGGGCCTTGTTATTGTTGGAGGCCTTCTTTTCTCACAAATATTAACTCTTTATGTCACACCTGTTCTTTACTTAACATTTATTAAGAAATAA
- a CDS encoding NHLP family bacteriocin export ABC transporter peptidase/permease/ATPase subunit, producing the protein MMQIFDRWKKRHRTPTVIQMEAVECAAASLAIVLGYYGKFIPLEELRIECGVSRDGSNAFNLIQAAEKYGMESAGFKAEMEDLQEMQLPFVVFWNFNHFLVVEGFSKKFIYINDPASGPRKISYEEFDKAFTGVVITMQPGEDFKKVGKAPALWPMLKARLWGVMTPISFISLAGIFLVLPGLAVPAITQIFYDQVLGAHHLGWKNGITFGLLGLVIVVGAITWLQCTNLNRLYSKLSIRFSGEFFWHILRLPVSFYAQRFSGEIAHRITLNEAVTSALTGNLATTFINIVLIIFYAFVMFQYNVTIALIGILAAFLNLLILWLINRSRNDAYARVQQETGKSIGFAIGALQNIESIKAAGNEADLFTKWAGYYTKTVNAQREINLKDVILTSFPALLQGISTAALLGIGGWKVLHGELTIGMLLALQGLLGAFLSPVAQMVNLGSTLQTIKIDIARLDDVLKNAEDPVLQLSEKGKRDDHSITRLEGYLEFKNVTFGYSPLDPPLIENLNITLKPGQRIALVGPSGCGKSTIAKLVSGLYQPWSGEIFYDGKLRPDIPAYVFHNSLSAVDQKIFLFSGLIRENLTLWDATVEDKEIIQAAKDACIHEEIILRQHGYDTLLEEEGANFSGGERQRLEIARALVCSPRVLIMDEATSALDSKTEEIISRNIRQRGCTCVMIAHRLSTIQECDEILVLDKGRVVQRGTHFELKSTPGLYQDLVNRESVLKEMS; encoded by the coding sequence ATGATGCAAATTTTTGATAGGTGGAAAAAAAGACATCGTACTCCAACAGTGATACAGATGGAAGCTGTAGAGTGTGCAGCTGCATCGCTTGCAATTGTGCTTGGATATTACGGAAAATTTATTCCCCTTGAAGAGTTACGTATAGAGTGCGGTGTCTCAAGAGATGGAAGCAATGCGTTTAATTTAATTCAGGCAGCTGAAAAGTATGGTATGGAGTCGGCAGGATTTAAAGCCGAGATGGAAGATTTGCAAGAGATGCAACTTCCCTTTGTAGTCTTTTGGAATTTTAACCATTTTCTTGTTGTAGAGGGTTTTTCAAAGAAGTTTATATACATTAATGACCCTGCTAGTGGCCCTAGAAAGATAAGTTATGAAGAATTTGACAAAGCATTTACGGGCGTTGTCATTACAATGCAACCAGGAGAAGACTTTAAAAAGGTTGGAAAGGCTCCGGCTCTTTGGCCTATGTTAAAGGCGCGCCTTTGGGGCGTTATGACTCCTATTTCATTTATTAGCTTGGCGGGTATTTTTCTTGTTTTGCCAGGGCTTGCAGTTCCAGCGATCACGCAAATCTTTTACGACCAGGTTTTGGGTGCACATCACTTAGGATGGAAAAATGGTATAACATTTGGTTTGTTAGGGCTTGTAATTGTGGTTGGAGCAATTACTTGGCTACAGTGTACAAATTTAAATAGATTATATTCTAAGTTGTCCATTCGATTTTCAGGTGAATTTTTTTGGCACATACTAAGGCTTCCTGTTTCTTTTTATGCGCAGCGCTTTAGTGGAGAAATTGCTCATCGTATAACATTAAATGAAGCTGTAACATCTGCGCTAACGGGTAATTTAGCAACTACTTTTATCAATATCGTGCTTATCATTTTTTATGCCTTTGTTATGTTTCAATATAATGTAACGATTGCTTTAATTGGTATTTTAGCAGCTTTTTTGAATTTGTTGATTTTATGGTTAATTAACCGATCTCGTAATGATGCCTACGCAAGAGTACAACAAGAAACGGGAAAAAGTATTGGTTTTGCAATTGGTGCGCTGCAAAATATTGAGAGTATTAAAGCTGCTGGTAATGAAGCAGATTTATTTACGAAATGGGCTGGCTATTATACTAAAACGGTAAATGCTCAGAGAGAAATTAATTTAAAGGACGTCATTTTAACGTCATTTCCAGCTCTTTTACAGGGGATTTCTACAGCTGCACTGCTTGGAATTGGTGGTTGGAAAGTATTGCATGGTGAGCTTACAATAGGTATGTTACTTGCTTTACAAGGACTTTTAGGGGCATTCTTATCTCCTGTTGCACAGATGGTTAATCTAGGCAGCACACTGCAAACAATTAAGATCGATATTGCAAGGCTGGATGATGTTTTGAAGAACGCAGAAGATCCAGTGTTGCAGCTTTCAGAAAAAGGTAAGAGAGATGATCACTCGATTACTCGCCTTGAAGGGTATTTAGAATTTAAAAATGTGACATTTGGTTATAGCCCGCTGGATCCTCCCTTAATTGAGAATTTGAATATTACGCTAAAGCCTGGACAGAGAATAGCTCTTGTTGGGCCATCTGGTTGTGGTAAGTCGACAATTGCAAAGCTTGTAAGTGGTTTATATCAGCCATGGAGTGGTGAAATTTTTTATGATGGAAAATTGCGTCCTGATATACCTGCTTACGTTTTTCATAATTCACTTTCTGCCGTGGATCAAAAAATCTTTTTATTTTCAGGGCTAATTCGAGAAAATCTAACCCTTTGGGATGCAACTGTTGAAGATAAAGAGATTATTCAAGCTGCAAAGGATGCTTGCATTCATGAAGAGATCATTCTAAGACAGCATGGTTACGATACTTTATTGGAGGAAGAGGGGGCTAATTTTAGCGGTGGAGAGCGCCAAAGGCTTGAAATTGCAAGAGCTTTGGTCTGTTCACCAAGAGTTCTTATCATGGATGAGGCAACGAGTGCTCTAGACTCTAAAACGGAAGAAATCATCTCTAGAAATATTCGACAGCGTGGTTGCACATGTGTCATGATTGCGCATAGGTTAAGCACCATTCAAGAATGTGATGAAATTCTTGTGCTTGATAAAGGTCGGGTTGTACAACGAGGAACTCATTTTGAATTAAAATCTACTCCTGGATTATATCAAGACTTGGTAAACCGTGAATCTGTATTAAAAGAAATGTCATGA
- a CDS encoding efflux RND transporter periplasmic adaptor subunit, which yields MQLIIFFFTALILLMTSCSKDVNHLEEHSTLIPVITTKVVIQDVPTYLETVGTLIPSASVDLRPEASGILEEILVAEGEWVTKETPLFRINTKLSGTKVKEARAQLAMDQTQLRACEKKLARFKTLSEKNMIAQSEWDELEANVERANNVIELDEARLESALIELERCTLKSHIEGQVGKIDAHPGMLVAHSQVEPLTTISNTRNLTVEFLVTEKEFQILSKASSEIEVQPLFDLNLVLKGTLTFLDHHFDAKKGLLLVRGNIENKESLLLPGQHVHVCIPIFIAKDAMLVPQKAIRYNQQGPYVYLVQEDMSIASRQLILGDEYENNQVVLEGIELEDRIITDGHLRLAPGSRVEIKS from the coding sequence ATGCAATTGATCATTTTTTTCTTTACAGCCTTGATTCTCTTGATGACTAGCTGTTCAAAAGATGTGAATCATCTTGAAGAGCACAGCACTTTAATTCCTGTTATTACAACTAAAGTGGTCATTCAAGATGTTCCTACCTATTTGGAAACAGTTGGAACATTGATTCCTTCGGCATCTGTAGACTTGCGTCCTGAAGCTAGCGGTATTTTAGAAGAGATTCTAGTTGCAGAAGGTGAGTGGGTGACAAAAGAGACTCCATTATTTAGAATTAATACAAAATTGAGTGGAACAAAGGTTAAAGAGGCAAGGGCGCAGCTTGCTATGGACCAGACGCAATTGCGAGCTTGTGAAAAGAAACTTGCGCGCTTTAAAACGCTTTCTGAAAAAAATATGATCGCACAGTCAGAATGGGATGAGCTTGAGGCGAATGTAGAAAGAGCTAATAATGTTATTGAATTAGATGAAGCTAGGCTAGAGTCTGCTCTCATCGAATTGGAGCGTTGCACACTTAAATCGCATATTGAGGGGCAAGTTGGAAAGATAGATGCACATCCAGGAATGCTTGTTGCTCATTCTCAGGTAGAGCCATTAACAACGATTTCAAATACTCGCAATCTTACTGTTGAATTTTTGGTTACGGAAAAAGAGTTTCAAATACTATCAAAAGCCTCATCTGAAATCGAAGTTCAACCACTTTTTGACTTAAATCTTGTTCTAAAGGGTACTCTTACTTTTTTAGATCATCACTTTGATGCTAAGAAAGGTTTATTATTGGTTAGGGGTAATATAGAAAATAAGGAATCACTGCTTCTTCCAGGGCAGCATGTTCATGTATGTATCCCTATTTTTATTGCAAAAGATGCTATGTTAGTTCCTCAAAAAGCCATTCGTTATAATCAACAGGGCCCTTATGTCTATCTTGTTCAAGAAGATATGAGCATTGCTTCTCGTCAATTAATTCTGGGTGATGAATATGAAAATAACCAAGTTGTTTTAGAGGGTATTGAATTAGAAGATCGAATTATAACAGATGGCCATTTGCGCCTTGCTCCTGGATCGAGGGTTGAAATTAAATCATGA
- a CDS encoding TolC family protein encodes MSVIKFFIQFLIIVCLFFGTLKAEEFDHPLTLSEIVDIALSHHPLTKQVWWKAQRAASVVGDAKSAYYPYVGVEAFVEHGRDFQFINGPNTNYTITGADLVLSLLLYDSEERTNKVKASKMALIAAQWHVDWAIQKVMVDALVAAYATLHAQEVFQATFASFEDAKKLSMTTEELYRVGLKPISDVYTTKAMFAQMKMELSEKLGLLEIQKGKLAASLGLSANTCLQLAMLNPVQYPQGNHIAALICLANKKRADLLAKRSQLYESYYNLNKVSASFGPKVFLSGRGGLNHAFHDQASGGQYQVALNLEMPLFNGFETIYKNRIAYADTKLTQEELAQVQLDIALEVLTYSKSLESAEKMLPDASSNLENSQNAYEIVVEKYSLGEEKIAEVSNAQMQLAAARIKYSDTKTKWLLSIANLAYATGTLTHYSGAQCN; translated from the coding sequence ATGTCAGTCATTAAATTCTTTATACAGTTTTTGATTATAGTATGTCTTTTTTTTGGCACATTGAAAGCAGAAGAGTTTGATCATCCTTTGACTCTCAGTGAAATTGTCGATATTGCTCTTTCGCACCATCCCTTAACAAAGCAAGTATGGTGGAAAGCTCAGCGAGCAGCATCTGTTGTTGGAGATGCAAAAAGTGCTTATTATCCTTATGTTGGAGTAGAAGCCTTTGTAGAACATGGCAGAGATTTTCAATTCATCAATGGACCAAATACTAATTATACAATTACTGGAGCAGATCTTGTGCTTTCACTATTGCTCTACGATAGTGAAGAGCGCACAAACAAGGTGAAAGCTTCTAAAATGGCTCTAATAGCAGCTCAATGGCATGTAGACTGGGCTATTCAAAAAGTAATGGTAGATGCATTAGTTGCAGCTTATGCAACTTTACATGCTCAAGAAGTATTCCAGGCAACATTTGCTTCTTTTGAAGATGCAAAAAAGCTATCGATGACTACAGAAGAATTATATCGCGTAGGGCTTAAGCCTATTTCTGATGTTTATACAACCAAAGCGATGTTTGCACAGATGAAGATGGAGTTATCTGAAAAACTTGGTCTTTTAGAAATACAGAAAGGAAAACTTGCTGCAAGCCTTGGATTATCCGCCAATACATGTTTGCAACTTGCAATGCTAAATCCTGTACAATACCCTCAAGGCAATCATATTGCAGCACTTATTTGCCTTGCAAACAAAAAGCGCGCTGATTTACTTGCAAAGCGCTCCCAACTCTATGAATCTTACTATAATCTCAATAAGGTGAGTGCATCATTTGGTCCAAAAGTCTTCTTGTCTGGAAGAGGAGGTCTTAACCATGCTTTTCATGACCAAGCAAGTGGTGGTCAATATCAAGTCGCTCTCAATTTAGAGATGCCACTTTTCAATGGCTTTGAGACGATATATAAGAATCGCATCGCTTATGCTGATACAAAACTTACTCAAGAAGAGCTTGCTCAAGTCCAGCTAGATATTGCCTTAGAGGTGCTTACATATAGTAAATCACTTGAATCTGCAGAAAAAATGCTTCCAGATGCCAGTAGCAATTTAGAAAACTCTCAAAATGCTTACGAAATTGTTGTGGAAAAATATAGCCTTGGAGAAGAGAAAATCGCAGAAGTGTCTAATGCTCAAATGCAGCTTGCTGCAGCGCGTATCAAATATAGTGATACTAAAACAAAATGGCTCTTAAGCATTGCAAATCTTGCTTATGCAACAGGAACACTTACTCATTATTCGGGGGCACAATGCAATTGA